The following are encoded together in the Mesoplodon densirostris isolate mMesDen1 chromosome 2, mMesDen1 primary haplotype, whole genome shotgun sequence genome:
- the LOC132481216 gene encoding myb/SANT-like DNA-binding domain-containing protein 4: MKRKRMKANIKLVGSGFPLPTSDLDDSLTEEIDEKIGFRNDTNFDWQNVTDFRDAGGSLTEVKVEEEERDPQSPEFEIEEEEEMLSSVIPDSRRESELPDFPHIDEFFTLNSTPSRSAYDEPHLLVNIEKQKLELEKRRLDIEAERLQVEKERLQIEKERLRQLDMEHERLQLEKERLQIEREKLRLQIVTSEKPSLENELGQGEKSIYQPQDIETEKLKLERERLQLEKDRLQFLKFESEKLQIEKERLQVEKERLRMQKEGHLQ; the protein is encoded by the coding sequence atgaagagaaagaggatgaagGCGAACATTAAGCTAGTTGGTTCGGGGTTTCCCCTTCCCACATCTGATTTAGATGACTCTCTCACTGAAGAGATAGATGAAAAGATTGGATTCCGAAATGATACAAATTTTGATTGGCAAAATGTGACAGATTTCAGGGatgcaggtggatccttaactgAAGTCaaagtggaagaggaagaaagagatccCCAGAGTCCTGAATTTGAgattgaagaggaagaagaaatgttGTCATCAGTCATACCAGATTCCAGGAGGGAAAGTGAGCTTCCTGATTTCCCCCACATTGATGAGTTTTTTACTCTGAATTCAACACCATCTAGGTCTGCATATGATGAGCCCCATTTGCTTGTAAACATAGAGAAACAGAAACTAGAATTGGAAAAACGACGGCTCGATATTGAGGCTGAAAGACTGCAGGTAGAGAAGGAACGCCTACAGATTGAgaaagagaggctgcgacagttaGACATGGAGCATGAGCGGCTTCAGCTGGAGAAGGAGCGGCTGCAGATTGAAAGAGAGAAGTTGAGGTTACAGATAGTCACCTCAGAGAAACCATCTTTGGAAAATGAACTTGGTCAAGGAGAAAAGTCCATATATCAACCACAGGATATagaaacagagaagttaaaacTTGAGAGAGAACGCTTGCAACTGGAAAAAGATAGgctgcagtttttaaaatttgaatcagAGAAGCTGCAGATTGAAAAGGAGCGCTTACaagtagagaaagagagactACGAATGCAGAAGGAAGGACACTTGCAGTGA